In the genome of Xanthobacteraceae bacterium, one region contains:
- a CDS encoding Fe2+-dependent dioxygenase yields MQLAIANVLSAEEAAEVRAALANVRFLDGRATAGFAAREVKDNRQADSLDRNVKAIQQMTGDRIAANELFSLAARPKQITPVVFSKYEQGMRYGSHVDDALMRGMRSDVSFTLFLSPMESYEGGELVIETASGEDAIKLEAGSMVVYPATTLHRVNEVTRGERLAAVGWVRSFIRDAAKRELLFDLDTARKRLFARDGKSEDYDLLSKSSANLLRMWAED; encoded by the coding sequence ATGCAACTCGCCATCGCCAATGTCCTCAGCGCCGAAGAAGCCGCCGAAGTCCGCGCGGCGCTCGCAAACGTGCGCTTCCTCGACGGGCGCGCCACCGCGGGTTTTGCCGCCCGCGAAGTGAAAGACAACAGACAAGCGGATTCCCTCGACCGCAACGTCAAGGCAATCCAGCAGATGACCGGCGACCGCATCGCGGCTAACGAATTGTTCTCGCTCGCCGCGCGGCCGAAACAGATCACTCCGGTCGTGTTCTCGAAATACGAACAGGGCATGCGCTACGGCAGCCATGTCGACGACGCGCTGATGCGCGGAATGCGCAGCGACGTTTCCTTCACGCTGTTCCTGTCGCCGATGGAATCCTATGAAGGCGGCGAACTCGTGATCGAAACGGCTTCGGGAGAAGACGCGATCAAGCTGGAAGCCGGTTCCATGGTGGTCTATCCGGCGACGACGCTGCACCGTGTGAACGAGGTAACGCGCGGCGAGCGGCTGGCCGCGGTTGGATGGGTGCGCAGCTTCATCCGCGACGCGGCGAAGCGCGAACTGTTGTTCGACCTCGATACAGCGCGCAAGCGCCTGTTCGCGCGCGACGGCAAGAGCGAAGACTACGACCTGCTCTCGAAGTCTTCCGCCAACCTGCTGCGGATGTGGGCGGAAGACTAG
- the apbC gene encoding iron-sulfur cluster carrier protein ApbC: MTATPEQIRAELMQVKGPDGKDIVSSGKLSGLVVTSGKVFASLTVDASEAQAWEGVRKRAEEIIKAVPGVASVLIALTAERKAGSAPAAAPQRGPAPQGGPRGAHQAVQGVPGVKAIIAVASGKGGVGKSTTAVNLALGLQSLGLKVGILDADIYGPSMPRLLALKGKPEMVGGRTLKPMEAYGLKVMSIGFLVDEDTPMIWRGPMVQSAITQMLREVDWGPLDVIVVDMPPGTGDAQLTLAQQVPLAGAVIVSTPQDLALIDARRGIAMFRRVDVPVLGIVENMSYFLCPKCGERSDIFSHGGARHEADRWNVQFLGEVPLELQIREASDAGKPIVATQPDSPHAKIYKEIAARVRGALEGGGAKRAAPKIVIEN, translated from the coding sequence ATGACCGCAACGCCAGAACAAATCCGCGCCGAATTGATGCAAGTCAAGGGTCCTGACGGCAAGGACATCGTTTCGTCCGGCAAGCTTTCCGGCCTCGTCGTCACCAGCGGCAAGGTATTCGCATCGCTCACCGTCGACGCTTCCGAAGCGCAGGCTTGGGAAGGCGTACGCAAACGCGCAGAGGAAATCATCAAGGCTGTTCCGGGCGTCGCTTCCGTGCTGATCGCACTGACTGCGGAACGTAAGGCCGGTTCCGCGCCCGCCGCGGCGCCGCAGCGCGGACCCGCGCCGCAAGGCGGTCCGCGTGGCGCGCATCAGGCGGTGCAGGGCGTGCCCGGCGTGAAGGCGATCATCGCGGTCGCTTCCGGCAAGGGCGGCGTCGGTAAATCCACCACAGCAGTCAATCTCGCGCTCGGCCTGCAATCGCTCGGATTGAAAGTCGGCATCCTCGACGCCGATATCTACGGTCCGTCAATGCCGCGGCTGCTCGCGCTGAAAGGCAAGCCGGAAATGGTCGGCGGCCGCACGCTAAAGCCGATGGAGGCTTACGGCCTCAAGGTCATGTCGATCGGCTTCCTTGTCGATGAAGATACGCCGATGATCTGGCGCGGACCGATGGTGCAGTCCGCGATCACGCAGATGCTGCGCGAGGTGGATTGGGGGCCGCTCGACGTCATCGTCGTCGACATGCCTCCGGGCACCGGCGACGCGCAGCTCACGCTCGCGCAACAGGTGCCGCTGGCAGGCGCAGTGATTGTTTCGACGCCGCAGGATCTCGCACTGATCGACGCGCGCCGCGGCATTGCCATGTTCCGCCGCGTCGATGTACCGGTGCTCGGCATTGTCGAGAACATGAGCTACTTCCTCTGCCCGAAGTGCGGCGAGCGTTCGGATATCTTCAGCCACGGCGGTGCACGGCACGAGGCCGACCGCTGGAATGTGCAGTTCCTCGGCGAGGTGCCGCTGGAGTTGCAAATCCGCGAAGCGTCGGATGCGGGCAAGCCCATTGTCGCCACACAGCCCGACAGCCCGCACGCGAAGATATACAAAGAGATCGCGGCCCGCGTGCGGGGTGCGCTCGAAGGCGGCGGCGCGAAGCGCGCAGCGCCGAAAATCGTAATCGAAAACTGA
- a CDS encoding glutathione S-transferase, which produces MKLYDMSRAPNPRRVRIFLAEKGIDVPKQEVDLGGLEQFGEAFTAKNPMQRVPVLELDDGTFISESVAICLYFEKLHPEPNLFGKDALESALVEMWNRRLELHFYGPVSQSFRHGSPAMAQREKPQVPDWATACRDKAADFVGFLDSELGKREYVAGNRFTVADITALCTVDFMRVIKLSITPEMKNLARWHASVSSRPSAKA; this is translated from the coding sequence ATGAAATTGTATGACATGAGCCGCGCGCCCAATCCGCGCCGCGTTCGTATCTTTCTGGCCGAAAAAGGCATCGACGTACCAAAGCAGGAGGTCGATCTCGGCGGCCTCGAACAGTTCGGAGAGGCGTTCACCGCCAAGAACCCGATGCAGCGCGTGCCGGTGCTGGAACTGGACGACGGAACATTCATCTCCGAGTCGGTCGCGATCTGTCTTTACTTCGAGAAGCTCCATCCCGAACCGAACCTGTTCGGCAAGGATGCACTGGAAAGCGCGCTGGTGGAGATGTGGAACCGGCGGCTGGAACTGCATTTCTACGGACCGGTGTCCCAATCCTTCCGGCACGGCAGCCCGGCAATGGCGCAACGCGAAAAACCGCAGGTACCGGACTGGGCTACCGCGTGCAGGGACAAGGCGGCGGACTTCGTCGGTTTCCTCGATTCCGAATTGGGAAAACGCGAATACGTCGCAGGCAACCGCTTCACCGTTGCCGACATCACCGCGCTCTGCACGGTTGATTTCATGCGGGTCATCAAACTTTCCATCACGCCAGAGATGAAGAACCTCGCGCGCTGGCACGCCTCCGTTTCCTCGCGTCCCAGCGCGAAAGCGTAA
- a CDS encoding sulfite exporter TauE/SafE family protein, which produces MTILGIPAGELAVLVGAILIAGTLTGIFAGLLGIGGAAISVPVMYEVFKALGVADEVRMQLCVGTALALIVPTSIRSYFAHRAKGMVDDEVLKIWALPIIAGVVIGSFIAYFASATVFKLIFVVFATLMALKLFFGRESWRIADLLPGKGVTAAVGLAIGVVSALMGIGGGAYAVLFLTLYGVSIHRAVSTSAGVGVLISIPGVIGYMIAGWPQQALMPPLSIGYVSLLAVAVFAPMSVLAAPYGARMAHAWPRRRLEVAFGVFLMVVAIRFFASLMGWF; this is translated from the coding sequence ATGACAATCCTTGGAATACCCGCGGGCGAACTCGCGGTTCTGGTCGGCGCGATCCTCATTGCCGGTACGTTGACCGGCATCTTTGCCGGTCTTCTCGGCATCGGCGGCGCGGCCATCTCCGTTCCGGTCATGTATGAAGTGTTCAAGGCGCTCGGCGTCGCGGACGAAGTGCGCATGCAGCTTTGCGTCGGTACCGCGCTTGCGCTGATCGTGCCGACCTCGATCCGCTCCTACTTCGCGCATCGCGCCAAGGGCATGGTAGATGACGAGGTTCTGAAAATCTGGGCGCTGCCGATCATCGCCGGTGTCGTGATCGGATCGTTCATCGCCTACTTCGCGAGCGCGACGGTTTTCAAACTCATCTTCGTTGTCTTCGCGACGCTGATGGCGCTCAAGCTGTTCTTCGGCCGCGAAAGCTGGCGCATCGCCGACCTGTTGCCGGGCAAGGGCGTGACCGCCGCGGTCGGGCTTGCGATTGGCGTCGTCTCCGCCCTCATGGGAATTGGCGGTGGCGCTTACGCGGTATTGTTTCTGACGCTCTATGGCGTCTCGATCCATCGCGCGGTTTCGACGTCCGCAGGCGTCGGCGTGCTGATCTCGATTCCCGGCGTGATCGGTTACATGATCGCGGGCTGGCCCCAGCAGGCGCTGATGCCGCCCCTGTCTATCGGTTATGTGTCGCTGCTCGCGGTCGCGGTGTTCGCGCCGATGAGTGTGCTTGCCGCACCCTATGGCGCGAGGATGGCCCATGCCTGGCCGCGGCGCAGGCTGGAAGTCGCGTTCGGCGTCTTTCTGATGGTCGTCGCGATCCGCTTCTTCGCGAGTCTGATGGGCTGGTTCTGA
- a CDS encoding enoyl-CoA hydratase/isomerase family protein, whose product MSAKYENIRFEVAGSVATLALARPDRLNAINAGMHPEIRDALDRVEADGNVRCLVLTGDGRAFCSGQDLTERNVDDPSKLDAGEALGKHYNPLVLRLASFPVPTIAAVNGPAAGAGANLALACDIILMARSAYLQQAFARIGLVPDAGGTWFLPRLVGLKRALGMALFADRIPAEDCERMGMAWKVFDDDIFSGEVAKHAAILAAGPTLAYRLAKQALMASGGNDLAAQLEIERDAQRQAGRSDDFMEGVKAFREKRLPRFEGK is encoded by the coding sequence ATGAGCGCGAAATACGAAAACATCCGGTTTGAAGTCGCGGGTTCGGTCGCAACGCTCGCGCTTGCACGCCCGGACCGGCTGAACGCCATCAATGCCGGGATGCATCCGGAAATCCGCGATGCGCTCGATCGTGTCGAGGCGGACGGTAATGTGCGCTGCCTCGTCCTCACCGGTGACGGCCGCGCATTCTGCTCGGGACAGGATCTCACCGAGCGTAACGTGGACGACCCCTCGAAACTCGATGCCGGGGAAGCGCTCGGCAAGCACTACAATCCGCTGGTGTTGCGGCTGGCATCGTTTCCGGTGCCGACTATCGCCGCGGTGAACGGTCCCGCCGCCGGCGCGGGCGCGAACCTCGCGCTTGCCTGCGATATCATCCTGATGGCGCGCTCCGCGTATTTGCAGCAGGCCTTTGCGCGGATCGGATTGGTGCCGGACGCCGGCGGAACCTGGTTCCTGCCGCGACTCGTGGGCCTCAAGCGCGCGCTCGGCATGGCGCTGTTCGCCGACCGCATCCCGGCGGAAGACTGCGAGCGCATGGGCATGGCGTGGAAGGTTTTCGACGACGATATTTTCAGCGGCGAAGTCGCGAAGCACGCGGCCATCCTCGCCGCAGGCCCGACGCTGGCCTATCGCCTTGCCAAACAGGCGCTGATGGCGAGCGGCGGCAACGATCTGGCGGCGCAACTCGAAATCGAGCGCGACGCGCAGCGTCAGGCCGGCCGCTCGGATGATTTCATGGAAGGCGTAAAGGCGTTCCGCGAGAAGCGGCTGCCCCGCTTCGAGGGCAAGTAA
- a CDS encoding TRAP transporter substrate-binding protein — MKRRQFLKAAGAGIAASAVAAPAIAQSNPEIKWRMTSSFPKALDTIYGGGEVFAKRLSEATDGKFQVQVFAGGEIVPALQALDATQNGTVEACHTVSYYYVGKDPTFAIAASVPFGLNARQQNAWLSGNEGTEAWNEFYKNYGVNALPLGNTGTQMGGWFRKEIKTVEDLKGLKFRIGGIAGQVLAKLGVVPQQIAGGEIYQALERGTIDAAEWVGPYDDEKLGFAKVAPFYYYPGFWEGGPTTHAFFNLEKYNALPKHYQAALVNAAAYANTWMQARYDVLNPQALRRLIAAKAQLRPFSNEILSACLKATNELWAEISAKNENFKKYIDLMQKFRNEEYFWWQVAEYSFDSFMVRNFRA, encoded by the coding sequence GTGAAACGTCGTCAGTTTTTGAAGGCCGCAGGCGCCGGTATCGCCGCCAGCGCAGTTGCCGCGCCCGCTATTGCGCAGTCGAACCCCGAAATTAAATGGCGCATGACGTCGAGCTTCCCGAAGGCGCTCGACACCATCTATGGCGGTGGCGAAGTTTTCGCCAAGCGTCTGTCGGAAGCCACCGACGGCAAGTTCCAGGTCCAGGTATTCGCCGGCGGCGAAATCGTTCCGGCGCTGCAGGCGCTCGATGCCACCCAGAACGGCACCGTCGAAGCTTGCCACACCGTCTCCTATTACTATGTCGGCAAGGATCCGACGTTCGCGATCGCTGCGTCCGTTCCGTTCGGACTGAACGCGCGCCAGCAGAACGCCTGGCTCTCGGGCAACGAAGGCACCGAAGCCTGGAACGAGTTCTACAAGAACTACGGCGTGAACGCGCTGCCGCTCGGCAACACCGGCACGCAAATGGGCGGCTGGTTCCGTAAGGAGATCAAGACCGTCGAAGATCTCAAGGGTCTGAAGTTCCGCATCGGCGGCATCGCCGGTCAGGTGCTCGCGAAACTCGGCGTCGTGCCGCAGCAGATCGCGGGCGGCGAAATCTATCAGGCGCTGGAGCGCGGCACGATCGACGCCGCCGAATGGGTCGGTCCCTATGACGACGAGAAGCTCGGCTTCGCGAAGGTCGCGCCGTTCTACTACTACCCCGGTTTCTGGGAAGGCGGTCCGACCACGCACGCGTTCTTCAATCTTGAGAAGTACAACGCACTGCCGAAGCACTATCAGGCCGCGTTGGTGAACGCCGCTGCGTACGCGAACACCTGGATGCAGGCGCGCTACGACGTGCTGAACCCGCAGGCGCTTCGCCGCCTGATCGCGGCGAAAGCACAGCTTCGTCCGTTCTCGAACGAAATCCTGTCCGCATGCCTCAAGGCCACGAACGAACTCTGGGCGGAAATCTCCGCCAAGAACGAGAACTTCAAGAAGTACATCGACCTGATGCAGAAGTTTCGTAACGAGGAGTATTTCTGGTGGCAGGTCGCCGAATACTCCTTCGACAGCTTCATGGTTCGTAATTTCCGCGCGTAA
- a CDS encoding HAMP domain-containing histidine kinase, with product MAYNARGDEQAADAARAAHERRLRLNRSVRDARDVLTSTSGVKPAFDYELLRLYAEHRIGASLALFMLISLVGIASSLWTGGLGAVIWTMIALTIHSLNVAACRRFLDSPADPALMQRYRILFTMFDLIFGVSWVLIVNVLVGLGAQGSGDFSLFAMLLVVAVFSMLAASIPSAVYAATLPVAGVVTLHYLLRGTPQDVVLAILTIGAEAYFVMVAGRLHIAAVSALEARAQLDTLIGELEQSKAKSDEAARRAEAANLAKSRFLAQMSHELRTPLNAILGFSEVMKDEVLGAHSVPAYKEYAADIHDSGGHLLNLINEILDLSRIEAGRYELNEEPVNVVFIAEDCHHMTKMRAGVRGITIHALYEPDLPKLWADERALRQICLNLLSNAIKFTPQGGEVFVKVGWTASGGQYISVRDTGPGIPEEEIPVVLASFGQGSNAIKSAEQGAGLGLPIVKGLVDLHGGTFTLRSKLREGTEVLVTFPAERVMAALAPVTDEAPLQPKYEQKPARTAAASRA from the coding sequence ATGGCGTATAACGCCCGCGGGGACGAACAGGCGGCCGATGCCGCACGGGCCGCACATGAGCGGCGGCTGCGGCTGAACCGCAGCGTTCGCGATGCGCGCGACGTCCTCACCTCGACCTCAGGCGTAAAACCGGCCTTCGACTACGAACTGCTGCGCCTTTACGCCGAGCACCGCATTGGCGCGTCGCTCGCACTCTTTATGTTGATCTCGCTGGTCGGCATCGCCTCGTCGCTATGGACTGGCGGTCTCGGCGCCGTCATCTGGACGATGATCGCGCTGACCATCCACTCGCTGAACGTTGCTGCGTGCCGCCGCTTCCTCGACTCGCCCGCCGATCCGGCGCTGATGCAGCGCTACCGCATCCTGTTCACGATGTTCGACCTGATCTTCGGTGTGTCGTGGGTCTTGATCGTTAACGTGCTGGTTGGTCTTGGCGCGCAGGGTTCCGGCGACTTCTCGCTATTCGCAATGTTGTTGGTCGTCGCGGTGTTCTCGATGCTCGCGGCGAGCATCCCGAGCGCGGTCTATGCCGCCACCCTGCCCGTCGCGGGCGTGGTGACGCTGCATTACCTCCTGCGCGGTACGCCGCAGGATGTGGTGCTCGCCATTCTGACCATCGGCGCGGAAGCCTATTTCGTGATGGTCGCGGGCCGCCTGCACATCGCGGCCGTTTCCGCGTTGGAAGCGCGCGCGCAGCTCGACACGCTGATCGGCGAACTCGAACAGTCGAAGGCGAAATCGGACGAGGCCGCCCGCCGCGCCGAAGCCGCCAACCTCGCGAAGTCTCGCTTCCTCGCGCAGATGTCTCACGAATTGCGGACGCCGCTGAACGCGATCCTCGGCTTCTCGGAAGTGATGAAGGACGAAGTGCTCGGCGCCCATTCGGTGCCCGCCTACAAGGAATATGCCGCCGACATCCACGACTCCGGCGGGCATCTCCTGAACCTCATCAACGAAATCCTCGACCTCTCGCGCATCGAGGCGGGGCGCTACGAACTGAACGAAGAGCCGGTGAACGTGGTCTTCATCGCGGAAGACTGCCACCACATGACCAAGATGCGCGCGGGTGTTCGCGGCATCACCATCCACGCATTGTACGAGCCGGACCTGCCCAAGCTCTGGGCCGACGAACGCGCGCTGCGCCAGATCTGCCTCAACCTGCTCTCGAACGCGATCAAGTTCACGCCGCAGGGCGGCGAAGTTTTCGTCAAGGTCGGCTGGACTGCGTCCGGTGGCCAATACATCAGCGTGCGCGATACCGGACCCGGTATTCCGGAAGAAGAAATCCCAGTGGTGCTGGCTTCGTTCGGCCAGGGTTCCAACGCCATCAAGAGCGCCGAACAGGGCGCTGGCCTCGGCCTGCCTATCGTGAAGGGTCTGGTCGATCTTCACGGCGGTACTTTCACGCTGCGTTCGAAGCTGCGCGAAGGCACCGAAGTGCTCGTCACCTTCCCTGCCGAGCGTGTCATGGCCGCGCTGGCTCCGGTCACCGACGAGGCACCGTTGCAGCCGAAATACGAGCAAAAGCCCGCTCGCACGGCCGCCGCCTCGCGGGCATAA
- a CDS encoding TRAP transporter large permease subunit — protein sequence MTAFLIHNMAPIMFGTLVVCLLIGYPATFTLAAVGLFFGVIGIELGLFAPNFLQALPERVYGTMNNDTLLAIPFFTFMGLVLERSGMAEDLLDTIGQVFGPIRGGLAYAVIFVGALLAATTGVVAASVISMGLISLPIMLRYGYDRRLASGVIAASGTLAQIIPPSLVLIVMADQLGRSVGDMYEGAFIPGLVLSSLYAGYVFLVTMIFPHRAPGLPPEAQTLKEDGEKRPLRTATNFLGLTIAVPLLTFIMVALFLFVITAAVGGLFNTNAISNAIALPAPFGSYLTALDFIALAAAFYMLYRGVRNANFHTQPHANLALLAVVSGAVGVIIMRRFDSKGADFVVLSMFISIIFAFLVSIGDRWRGFAGVLGSLVAMVVAAYLFILDPVPVAPGYLAQFHVLLRALTAIGGGLAAFLAVGFVLGSVPVLRGPLLSEMSRQVTSVMVPPLALIFLVLGTIFIGLATPTEGGAMGAAGAVILAIMKGRLNFNLLKQATHSTAKLSAFVLFILIGARVFSLTFYGVDGHKWVEELLVSLPGGQIGFLIVVNAIVFILAFFLDFFELAFIVVPLLGPAAERLGIDLIWFGIILGVNMQTSFMHPPFGFALFYLRSVAPKESYVDRISGQMTAGVTTGQIYWGAVPFVVIQCIMVLLVILFPQMVLHYKGTATGIDPSKVKIEIQLPDDQPPLKLD from the coding sequence ATGACCGCCTTCCTCATTCACAACATGGCGCCGATCATGTTCGGCACACTCGTCGTGTGCCTGCTGATCGGTTACCCGGCCACCTTCACGCTGGCCGCCGTGGGCCTGTTCTTCGGCGTAATCGGCATCGAACTCGGCCTGTTCGCGCCGAACTTCCTGCAAGCGCTTCCCGAGCGCGTCTACGGCACGATGAACAACGACACGCTGCTGGCGATTCCGTTCTTCACCTTCATGGGACTGGTGCTGGAGCGAAGCGGCATGGCGGAAGATCTGCTCGACACCATCGGTCAGGTGTTCGGACCGATCCGCGGCGGTCTCGCTTATGCGGTGATCTTCGTCGGCGCGCTGCTGGCAGCGACCACCGGAGTCGTCGCAGCATCCGTGATCTCGATGGGCCTGATCTCGCTCCCGATCATGCTGCGCTACGGCTACGACCGGCGGCTGGCTTCCGGCGTGATCGCGGCCTCCGGCACGCTTGCGCAGATCATTCCCCCGTCGCTGGTGCTGATCGTGATGGCCGACCAGCTCGGCCGCTCGGTCGGCGACATGTACGAGGGCGCGTTCATTCCGGGCCTCGTACTCTCCTCGCTTTATGCAGGCTATGTATTTCTAGTCACAATGATCTTCCCGCATCGCGCGCCCGGCCTGCCGCCGGAAGCGCAAACCCTGAAGGAAGACGGCGAAAAACGCCCGCTGCGCACGGCGACGAACTTCCTCGGTCTGACGATCGCGGTGCCGTTGCTGACATTCATCATGGTCGCACTGTTCCTGTTCGTGATCACGGCCGCGGTCGGCGGTCTGTTCAACACGAACGCGATCTCGAACGCCATCGCGCTCCCGGCACCGTTCGGAAGCTATCTGACCGCGCTGGATTTCATCGCCCTCGCCGCCGCGTTCTACATGCTTTATCGCGGCGTGCGTAACGCAAACTTCCATACGCAGCCGCACGCGAACCTTGCGCTGCTTGCCGTCGTCAGCGGCGCGGTCGGCGTGATCATCATGCGCCGCTTCGACTCGAAGGGCGCGGATTTCGTCGTGCTCTCGATGTTCATTTCCATCATCTTTGCGTTCCTCGTGTCGATCGGGGACCGCTGGCGCGGCTTCGCAGGCGTGCTCGGCTCGCTCGTGGCGATGGTGGTGGCAGCCTATCTGTTCATCCTCGACCCTGTTCCGGTCGCGCCGGGCTATCTCGCGCAATTCCATGTGCTGCTGCGCGCGCTGACTGCAATCGGCGGCGGATTGGCGGCATTCCTTGCGGTTGGTTTCGTTCTCGGCTCGGTACCCGTGCTGCGCGGACCGCTGCTGTCCGAAATGTCGCGTCAGGTGACATCGGTCATGGTGCCGCCGCTGGCGCTCATCTTCCTCGTGCTCGGCACGATCTTCATCGGCCTCGCGACGCCGACCGAAGGCGGCGCGATGGGTGCCGCGGGCGCGGTCATTCTTGCAATCATGAAAGGCCGCCTCAATTTCAACCTGCTGAAACAGGCGACCCATTCCACCGCGAAGCTATCCGCGTTCGTGTTGTTCATCCTGATCGGCGCGCGCGTGTTCTCGCTGACGTTCTACGGGGTGGACGGTCACAAGTGGGTGGAAGAACTGCTGGTTTCGTTGCCCGGCGGCCAGATCGGCTTCCTGATCGTCGTCAACGCCATCGTGTTCATTCTCGCCTTCTTCCTCGACTTCTTCGAACTGGCGTTCATCGTCGTGCCGCTGCTCGGCCCGGCGGCGGAACGGCTCGGCATCGACCTGATCTGGTTCGGCATCATCCTCGGCGTCAACATGCAGACCTCGTTCATGCATCCGCCGTTCGGTTTCGCGCTGTTCTACCTGCGTTCGGTTGCGCCGAAGGAATCCTATGTCGACCGCATCAGCGGGCAGATGACGGCAGGCGTCACCACCGGCCAGATTTACTGGGGCGCGGTGCCGTTCGTCGTGATCCAGTGCATCATGGTGCTGCTGGTGATCCTGTTCCCGCAGATGGTGCTGCACTACAAGGGAACCGCCACCGGCATCGATCCCAGCAAGGTGAAGATCGAGATTCAGTTGCCCGACGATCAGCCTCCGCTGAAGCTGGACTGA
- a CDS encoding TRAP transporter substrate-binding protein, whose translation MKRRKFLQLAGGSVAAATVASPAIAQSAPEIKWRLTSSFPKALDTIYGAAEVLAKAVNEATDGKFQIQVFAAGEIVPGLQALDAVTNGTVEMCHTANYYYVGKDPTFAFATAVPFGLNQRMMDAWCLYGGGNDLLNGFFAKHNAIGFMAGNTGCQMGGWFRKEIKTVNDLKGLKMRIGGFAGQVLAKLGVVPQQIAGGEIYQALERGTIDAAEWVGPYDDEKLGFAKVAPFYYYPGWWEGGPMLHAMVNLEKYNALPKAYKAILENAAQTANTHMMAKYDAGNPGALRRLVAGGAKLQPFSTAIMETCYKAANEVYTETSAKNENFKKIHDSYMAFRNEQYFWWQVAEYSFDGFQIRARRS comes from the coding sequence ATGAAACGTCGTAAGTTTTTGCAACTTGCCGGCGGCTCGGTAGCCGCCGCCACGGTAGCTTCGCCGGCTATCGCGCAATCCGCGCCCGAAATTAAGTGGCGTCTGACTTCCAGCTTTCCGAAGGCGCTCGATACCATCTACGGCGCGGCCGAAGTGCTCGCGAAGGCGGTGAACGAGGCGACCGACGGCAAATTCCAGATTCAGGTATTTGCGGCGGGCGAAATCGTGCCGGGCCTTCAGGCGCTCGACGCGGTCACGAACGGCACCGTCGAAATGTGCCACACCGCCAACTACTACTACGTCGGCAAGGATCCGACGTTTGCGTTTGCTACCGCGGTACCGTTCGGCCTCAACCAGCGCATGATGGATGCCTGGTGCCTGTATGGCGGCGGCAACGACCTGCTCAATGGCTTCTTCGCCAAGCACAACGCGATCGGCTTCATGGCGGGTAACACCGGCTGTCAGATGGGCGGCTGGTTCCGCAAGGAGATCAAGACGGTCAACGACCTGAAGGGTCTGAAGATGCGTATCGGCGGTTTCGCCGGTCAGGTGCTCGCGAAGCTCGGCGTTGTGCCGCAGCAGATCGCAGGCGGCGAAATCTATCAGGCGCTGGAACGCGGCACGATCGACGCCGCCGAGTGGGTCGGACCTTATGACGACGAGAAGCTCGGCTTCGCGAAGGTCGCACCGTTCTATTACTACCCCGGCTGGTGGGAAGGCGGCCCGATGCTCCACGCGATGGTGAACCTCGAGAAGTACAACGCACTGCCGAAGGCTTATAAAGCCATCCTCGAGAACGCCGCGCAAACCGCGAACACCCACATGATGGCGAAGTACGACGCCGGCAACCCCGGCGCGCTCCGCCGTCTGGTCGCGGGCGGTGCCAAGCTGCAGCCGTTCTCCACGGCGATCATGGAGACCTGCTACAAGGCCGCCAACGAGGTGTACACGGAGACTTCTGCGAAGAACGAGAACTTCAAGAAGATCCACGACTCGTACATGGCGTTCCGCAATGAGCAGTATTTCTGGTGGCAGGTCGCCGAATATTCGTTCGACGGTTTCCAGATCCGCGCGCGCCGTTCGTAA
- a CDS encoding TIGR02281 family clan AA aspartic protease, protein MPERRRKSPCWFSCSRCCAVREAVLRSEKLLWLVILGLCAAVGVLIYRHDEGSVASLDANSFASLVYLLALLALVGGGAYGMFYGGFQESLRSLARTAALWIAIIGFFALMYVYRADLGRAFDSVFSAQDPIAREIVTGSINRMIRVERDTNGEFNVRVNINNAPVKMLVDTGASSVVLTVEAARAAGLPVDLLKYDVTIDTAKGRSFAAAVVLDEIRIGNIIERRVPALIARPGQLRTSLLGMSFLMRLESFEVRGQQLVLNGRR, encoded by the coding sequence TTGCCGGAAAGGCGGCGGAAATCGCCGTGCTGGTTTTCGTGCTCGCGCTGCTGCGCAGTTCGTGAGGCCGTCTTGCGTTCGGAAAAATTGCTCTGGCTTGTTATTCTTGGGCTATGTGCCGCCGTCGGCGTGCTCATCTATCGCCATGACGAAGGCAGCGTAGCCTCGCTCGATGCCAATTCGTTCGCGAGCCTCGTCTATCTGCTGGCGCTGCTGGCGCTGGTGGGCGGCGGGGCTTACGGAATGTTCTATGGCGGATTTCAGGAGAGCCTGCGCTCGCTTGCACGCACCGCCGCGCTCTGGATCGCCATCATCGGTTTTTTCGCTTTGATGTACGTCTATCGTGCCGATCTTGGCCGCGCTTTCGATAGTGTTTTCTCGGCGCAGGATCCGATCGCGCGCGAGATCGTCACCGGGTCGATCAACCGTATGATCCGGGTCGAACGCGACACCAACGGCGAGTTCAACGTGCGCGTGAATATCAACAACGCGCCGGTCAAGATGCTGGTTGATACGGGCGCTTCCAGCGTGGTGCTGACGGTGGAAGCCGCGCGCGCCGCCGGACTGCCGGTCGATCTCCTGAAATACGACGTCACCATCGACACCGCGAAAGGCCGCAGCTTCGCAGCCGCCGTCGTGCTCGACGAAATCCGCATCGGCAACATCATCGAGCGCCGCGTGCCCGCGCTGATCGCACGGCCGGGCCAATTGCGCACCAGCCTGCTCGGCATGAGCTTCCTGATGCGGCTGGAATCTTTCGAGGTGCGCGGACAGCAGCTGGTGCTGAACGGCCGCCGCTGA